In Rhinolophus ferrumequinum isolate MPI-CBG mRhiFer1 chromosome 25, mRhiFer1_v1.p, whole genome shotgun sequence, the following proteins share a genomic window:
- the LOC117017295 gene encoding cytochrome c oxidase subunit 7C, mitochondrial-like — MLGQSIRRFTTSVATVTRAQGKMCHFSVKNKWQLLVMMTVYFGSGFAVPFFIVRHQLLKK; from the coding sequence ATGTTGGGACAGAGCATCCGGAGGTTCACAACCTCGGTGGCCACTGTGACAAGGGCCCAGGGAAAAATGTGCcatttttcagtgaaaaacaaGTGGCAGTTACTAGTTATGATGACTGTGTACTTTGGATCTGGATTTGCCGTACCTTTCTTTATAGTAAGACACCAACTGCTTAAGAAATAA